A single window of Pseudoduganella plicata DNA harbors:
- a CDS encoding winged helix-turn-helix transcriptional regulator has protein sequence MKHTDFGQMPCPIARSLGKVGEWWSILILRDAFYGLTRFDEFEKSLKIAPNMLTRRLAGLVAGGLMEKRQYSARPPRYEYLLTKEGRAFKPVLLAFIAWGNEHLAPEGASLLVVNRETGEPATQIVVDATSGRAISDEDYMFAPGPAANEMMRMRLSQAAKQL, from the coding sequence ATGAAGCATACCGATTTTGGCCAGATGCCATGTCCGATCGCGCGCAGCCTCGGCAAGGTGGGCGAATGGTGGAGCATTCTGATCCTGCGCGACGCGTTCTACGGTCTGACCCGATTCGACGAGTTCGAGAAGAGCTTGAAGATCGCGCCCAATATGCTGACCCGTCGGCTGGCAGGTCTCGTTGCGGGCGGCCTGATGGAAAAACGCCAGTACAGTGCACGTCCACCCCGTTACGAATATCTGTTGACGAAGGAAGGACGGGCTTTCAAACCCGTGCTGCTGGCATTTATTGCCTGGGGTAACGAACACCTGGCGCCGGAAGGGGCAAGCTTGCTCGTCGTCAACCGCGAGACCGGCGAACCGGCAACGCAGATCGTGGTGGACGCCACCAGCGGGCGTGCCATCAGCGACGAAGACTATATGTTTGCGCCGGGCCCGGCCGCCAACGAGATGATGCGCATGCGGCTGTCACAGGCGGCCAAGCAGCTGTAG
- the pnuC gene encoding nicotinamide riboside transporter PnuC produces the protein MSLLEIAANAVMAVSIVLAGRNNVHSWWLGVVGCTLFALLCYDVRLYADVALQVFFILTCIVGWVQWLRGASGKPLPIGSASVRSLAAMACAGLAATFAYGMMLREFTDAYAPFIDSAVLAFSVIAQFLLMGRRIETWPVWLLVNTISVPLYAGRGLYLTAVLYAAYWVNAVVSWWWWNRQMRAAG, from the coding sequence GTGTCACTACTGGAAATCGCCGCCAACGCCGTCATGGCCGTTTCGATCGTTCTTGCGGGACGCAACAACGTCCACTCATGGTGGCTCGGCGTCGTCGGCTGTACGCTGTTCGCACTATTGTGCTACGACGTGCGGCTGTATGCGGACGTGGCCTTGCAGGTCTTCTTCATCCTGACGTGCATCGTCGGCTGGGTACAGTGGCTGCGTGGCGCCAGCGGCAAGCCGTTGCCGATCGGATCGGCCAGCGTGCGGTCGTTGGCCGCAATGGCATGTGCCGGCCTTGCCGCTACCTTCGCCTATGGAATGATGCTGCGCGAGTTCACGGATGCGTATGCGCCATTCATCGATTCGGCGGTGCTGGCATTCTCCGTTATCGCGCAGTTCCTGCTGATGGGCCGGCGCATCGAAACGTGGCCCGTCTGGCTGCTGGTGAACACGATCTCGGTGCCGCTGTACGCCGGCCGCGGCCTGTATCTCACGGCGGTGCTGTATGCGGCCTACTGGGTCAATGCGGTGGTGTCGTGGTGGTGGTGGAACCGGCAGATGCGTGCTGCCGGGTAA
- a CDS encoding response regulator transcription factor, translating to MYLTSDATVRNILIVDDSAFEQRMLVDLLSELPYRVSVAFNGEQGYQLALSQRPDLILLDVRMPSMDGYTCCRLLKANPATQDIPIIFVSGIDSVEDRITGLSIGGVDFVSKPFTPGELAARIHVHLNLMRRAPPPPPDASQPVDPDAVTVRAAMHLIADNLGALPSLNEIARSVGTYREKLSQLFRAQTGKTVFAFIREERIARGLQLLRDTDMDIQDIALLVGFKSAGNFATAFREKMGVTPSAYRHSIPDSPVQT from the coding sequence ATGTATCTCACAAGCGACGCTACCGTGCGCAATATACTCATCGTTGACGACTCGGCGTTCGAGCAGCGCATGCTGGTTGACCTGCTGAGCGAGCTGCCTTACCGTGTTTCGGTGGCGTTCAATGGTGAACAGGGTTATCAGCTGGCGTTATCCCAGCGACCGGACCTGATTTTGCTGGACGTCAGAATGCCTAGTATGGATGGCTATACTTGTTGCCGCCTGCTAAAAGCCAATCCGGCCACGCAAGATATTCCCATTATTTTCGTCAGCGGTATCGACTCGGTGGAAGACCGGATTACCGGGCTGTCGATCGGCGGTGTGGATTTTGTCTCCAAACCTTTTACGCCGGGAGAATTGGCGGCACGGATACACGTGCACCTGAACCTGATGCGGCGCGCTCCGCCCCCGCCCCCCGATGCGTCGCAACCGGTCGATCCCGATGCCGTTACCGTCCGCGCGGCCATGCACCTGATCGCCGACAACCTGGGCGCCCTGCCCAGCCTGAACGAAATCGCCCGCAGCGTGGGCACCTACCGGGAAAAGCTGAGCCAACTGTTCCGTGCGCAGACGGGCAAGACCGTCTTCGCGTTTATCCGCGAGGAACGCATCGCGCGCGGTTTGCAGCTGTTGCGCGACACGGACATGGACATCCAGGACATCGCGCTGCTGGTCGGGTTCAAAAGCGCCGGCAACTTCGCCACCGCGTTTCGCGAGAAGATGGGCGTGACGCCCAGCGCCTACCGCCACTCCATTCCCGACAGCCCAGTCCAGACATGA
- a CDS encoding OsmC family protein, whose translation MQFEAKVEWQRNGQSFLDQRYSRAHEWVFDGGLRVPASSSPLSVPLPMSVADNVDPEEALIAATSSCHMLFFLSIAAKRGHVVESYSDSAVGLLEKNGEGRMAMTNITLRPQIVFGGTAWPSEEDIAAIHHEAHEKCYVANSLKTEITIEPAIEPDGSDELPEQRLG comes from the coding sequence ATGCAATTCGAAGCCAAAGTGGAATGGCAGCGTAACGGCCAGTCCTTCCTCGACCAACGATACAGCCGGGCCCACGAGTGGGTATTCGATGGCGGGTTGCGTGTGCCGGCTTCCTCGTCGCCGCTGTCCGTGCCGCTGCCGATGTCGGTGGCGGACAATGTCGATCCGGAAGAAGCGCTGATCGCGGCAACGTCGAGCTGCCACATGCTGTTCTTCCTGTCGATTGCGGCAAAACGCGGCCATGTCGTGGAAAGCTACAGCGACAGCGCCGTTGGCCTGCTGGAAAAGAACGGGGAAGGCCGCATGGCGATGACGAACATTACGCTGCGCCCGCAGATCGTGTTCGGCGGCACCGCCTGGCCCAGCGAAGAGGACATCGCGGCCATCCATCACGAAGCGCACGAGAAGTGCTACGTCGCCAATTCGCTGAAAACGGAGATCACGATCGAGCCGGCTATCGAGCCCGATGGCAGCGACGAGCTGCCGGAGCAGCGCCTGGGGTGA
- a CDS encoding DUF4142 domain-containing protein, with the protein MNKARMWKSFLGVPLLAVLMSIGAAHAQSLSKADEKSLKDMAMANMTEVEAGKLALQKSQNAEVKTFAQQMVDDHTKGLDEVKAVAQAKGVALPTELDAKHKAMAKKLEGMSGEKFDMAYMQMGGMKSHKEAKAIVTKAQSSAKDSDVKGLAAKLQPTIDQHMGHVQQVQASLKSGGTAMGASGSGKTGSSATMPESKDKVKKAQETSGNTDSPVDPANPATKPVKQ; encoded by the coding sequence ATGAACAAGGCAAGGATGTGGAAGAGTTTCCTGGGCGTGCCGTTGCTGGCAGTCCTGATGAGCATCGGCGCGGCACATGCCCAGTCGTTGAGCAAGGCCGATGAGAAGTCGCTGAAGGACATGGCGATGGCGAACATGACGGAAGTCGAAGCCGGTAAGCTCGCACTGCAGAAATCGCAGAATGCGGAAGTGAAAACGTTCGCCCAGCAAATGGTCGACGATCACACGAAGGGCCTGGATGAGGTGAAAGCGGTGGCACAGGCGAAAGGCGTGGCGCTGCCGACCGAACTCGATGCCAAGCACAAGGCCATGGCGAAAAAACTGGAAGGCATGTCCGGCGAGAAGTTCGACATGGCTTACATGCAAATGGGCGGCATGAAGAGCCACAAGGAAGCCAAGGCGATCGTGACGAAAGCGCAATCGAGTGCGAAGGATAGCGACGTCAAAGGCCTGGCGGCGAAGCTGCAGCCGACCATCGACCAGCACATGGGGCACGTGCAGCAGGTGCAGGCCAGCCTGAAGTCCGGCGGCACCGCCATGGGCGCCAGCGGCTCGGGCAAGACCGGCAGCAGCGCGACAATGCCGGAGTCGAAAGACAAGGTGAAGAAGGCACAGGAAACCAGCGGCAATACGGACAGCCCGGTGGATCCTGCGAATCCCGCCACCAAGCCGGTCAAGCAGTAA